The Sinomicrobium kalidii region GTTTTTTTAGCGGTATTTTTGTCTAAAACCATGGTGACAAATGTATGAAGTTTTTGTAAATGATTATCCAATTATTTTAACAAATATACTTACCAAGGAGGTAAAACATAAACTGTTTTTACTGGAAAGTGTGCGTATGGAAGAGGTCATAAGGCAGCTCACCAAAGGGGAAATAGAATGTGCCCATTTGTATGATCCGGAAGCGGGGCAGCTGCTTAAAAAATTTCAGGAAAAAATGCCGCTGGTAGTGGCAGCAGGCGGACTGGTGACCAATGAAGCGAAGGAAGTGCTGTTTATCTACCGCAACGGTAAATGGGACCTTCCGAAGGGGAAACTCGAAAAAAAGGAATCTATTGAAGAAGCCGCCCTGAGGGAAGTAGAGGAGGAAACAGGCGTAAAGAAACTGAAACTCGGTCCGCTTTTACAAAAGACATATCACATTTTTAAACGAAACGGCACTTACAAGCTGAAAGAAACCCATTGGTACGGCATGACCAGTACATATAAAGGAAAACTCAAGGCGCAGTGTGAAGAAGGAATTGAAAAGGCGGAATGGATGAAACCTGACGAAATTCCGGAAGCCCTCCGGAATTCATATGCCAACATAAAGGTGTTGTTTGCAAACTAGCAACATATCGGCAGTTTTAAACTGAAATTCTAATTGTATTTTAATGGAAATATGTTTTTTGGTGATTATTTTTGCAATATCACAAAAAACAGACATCATGAAGAGTACATTTGTTTTACTCCTGGCCCTGTGTTTTGTCACGGTCTCGAACGGCCAGCAAAGCGAACTTACCGGCCCCAGGGTCAAGAATGAAAAGATATGGGAAAAGGAACGCAAAACCATTGTTGTGTATCATACCCCCGACAGGAAACCGGTGACAGGACCGAAAGCCAAGAACCGAAAAATCTGGGAAAAGAAAGACACTACCCGGCAGGTGGTGGTCAGAAGAAAAAGGAATACGGTTACAGGGCCCAGATTCAAGAACAGAAAACCCTGGAAGCAATGATAAAATAGGCCTGTAACTTGTTTGATTCCTGAATGGAACAGGAGAACAGTTATCCGGAGGGAGGCATAATTTTAAAAAACCTAATTTTACAGGTTGAAAACATACCAATATGCCTCAGCAAAAATCCACGACCGATACCGGTACACCCAAAATAAGCTGGAGGGAACGTTTCGGTTCCCTTCAGTATATACCGCGGTTTTTCAGTAAAATAAAGGAAGTATCTCCCCGGCTGTTCTATACCAATCTTTTCGCACGTATTGTCAATTCGGCTACCCCGGTGCTCATGTTGTGGGTCGGTAAGCTGATACTTGACGAAGTTGTATTGCAGATCGATGCCCCGGAAAAGGACTTTGCAAGATTGTGGATGCTGGTGGGGGTGGAACTGGGTCTTGCGGTGCTTTCCGACCTCATAAGCCGGGCCATTAACCTTACGGATACACTGGTTGGTGATCTTTACGCCAACAAATCCTCCGTGGAAATCATCAACAAGACGGCCGAGATCGAGTTGAGCCAGCTGGAAGATGCCGATTTTTACGATAAACTGGAGCGTGCCCGCCGGCAGACCGTGGGCCGGGTTTCCCTGATGTCCAATATTATGTCACAATTTCAGGACAGTATTACGGTGGTATCCCTGGTTACCGCCCTGGTGGTGTTTGAGCCCTGGCTTATAGTGCTGCTTGTCCTGGCGGTGATCCCCGCATTTCTGAACGAAATAAAATTCAGCCAGAAAAGCTATTCCCTTGCCCGTGGATGGACCACCGAACGCAGGGAACTGGACGATCTGAGATATGTTGGTGCCAGTGACATTACTGCGAAGGAAGTAAAACTGTTCGGGCTTACGGGGTATATTTCCGATCGTTTTAAAAGGCTGTCGGATGAATATTATAAAGTGACCCGGAAACTGGCCATCCGGAAAAACCTCTGGGGCGGGGTCTTTAATGTCCTGGGCGTCATTTCCTATTACGGGGCGTATATCGTTATTATCATCCGGGTAGTTGCGGGGGTGCTTACGGTGGGGGACCTTACTTTCCTTTCCGGTTCCTTTAACCGTCTGCGGAACCAGCTTCAGGTTATTTTTTTCAGGTTTAGCCAGATTACGGAGAGTTCCCTTTATTTAAAGGATTATTTCGATTTCCTGGATATGGAAACAGCTTCGGAAGATGCGACTACGGCTTCTTTGGCTCCTGTGCCGGAGGACTTCCGGGACGGACTGGAATTTGTGGATGTGTGGTTTAAATATCCCGGGCAGGAAGACTATGTTTTAAAAGGAATAAATTTTAAAGTGCCTGCCGGGCAAAAACTTGCTTTTGTGGGAGAGAACGGTGCCGGAAAGACCACGCTGATAAAACTGGCATTGCGATTCTACGAACCTGTGAAAGGGAAAATACTGCTGGACGGGACAAATATCCGGGAATTTGCCAAAGAAGAATACCAGAAACTTTTCGGGGTGATCTTCCAGGACTTTGTAAAGTATAATTTCTCTGCCGGAGAAAACATTGCCGTGGGAAATATCGAAAATGTGGATGATGGCGAAAGGATCAAAACAGCGGCAGAACAAAGCCTTGCCGACGAGGTCATCGCTACCCTGCCGCGAAAATATGATCAGAAACTGGGCCGTAGATTTACCAACGGACTGGACCTGTCCGGAGGACAATGGCAAAAGATAGCTCTGGCCAGGGCTTATATGAAAGACGCTAAAATTGCCATACTGGACGAGCCCACCTCCGCCCTGGATGCCCGTGCGGAATATGAGGCTTTTCAAAGGTTCATAGGGCTTACCGAAGGAAAGACCGCTATTATCATTTCCCATAGGTTCAGTACGGTACGACTGGCCAATACCATTGTAGTACTCGAAAATGGTAAAGTCCTCGAAAAAGGGCCGCACGAAACACTGATGGAAAACAACGGCCTTTATGCCGAGTTGTTCAGTTTACAGGCGGTCGGATATCATTGAAATCAGAAGTGCGAAGCCCGAAGCCTGAAGTGTTCTGATTTTGGTTTTACTACGAAACTAACAACTAATCAACTCCTAACACGATATACCGGGTATTGAAGATGGTCCTTTTCGTAATGGGGAGAGCGTTTGTATATCCAGTCCAGTTGTCGGTACCAGTTTCGGGCAAATGCCGTGTCTTCCGTTTTTCTGTTCTCAAATTTTTCCCGCAATGCCGGGTCATTGTCCAGCATTTCCTTGGCAATGTCTTCAAACACATAAGGTGAAAAATGTTCTTTTTGTTGCAGGATGGGGTCAAAAAAGTTCCAGTTAAAAAAAGAATCCGTAGCTTCCGGTTCAAGAGTTTCCAGGAGGTAACGGAG contains the following coding sequences:
- a CDS encoding NUDIX hydrolase, encoding MYEVFVNDYPIILTNILTKEVKHKLFLLESVRMEEVIRQLTKGEIECAHLYDPEAGQLLKKFQEKMPLVVAAGGLVTNEAKEVLFIYRNGKWDLPKGKLEKKESIEEAALREVEEETGVKKLKLGPLLQKTYHIFKRNGTYKLKETHWYGMTSTYKGKLKAQCEEGIEKAEWMKPDEIPEALRNSYANIKVLFAN
- a CDS encoding ABC transporter ATP-binding protein, with amino-acid sequence MPQQKSTTDTGTPKISWRERFGSLQYIPRFFSKIKEVSPRLFYTNLFARIVNSATPVLMLWVGKLILDEVVLQIDAPEKDFARLWMLVGVELGLAVLSDLISRAINLTDTLVGDLYANKSSVEIINKTAEIELSQLEDADFYDKLERARRQTVGRVSLMSNIMSQFQDSITVVSLVTALVVFEPWLIVLLVLAVIPAFLNEIKFSQKSYSLARGWTTERRELDDLRYVGASDITAKEVKLFGLTGYISDRFKRLSDEYYKVTRKLAIRKNLWGGVFNVLGVISYYGAYIVIIIRVVAGVLTVGDLTFLSGSFNRLRNQLQVIFFRFSQITESSLYLKDYFDFLDMETASEDATTASLAPVPEDFRDGLEFVDVWFKYPGQEDYVLKGINFKVPAGQKLAFVGENGAGKTTLIKLALRFYEPVKGKILLDGTNIREFAKEEYQKLFGVIFQDFVKYNFSAGENIAVGNIENVDDGERIKTAAEQSLADEVIATLPRKYDQKLGRRFTNGLDLSGGQWQKIALARAYMKDAKIAILDEPTSALDARAEYEAFQRFIGLTEGKTAIIISHRFSTVRLANTIVVLENGKVLEKGPHETLMENNGLYAELFSLQAVGYH